The sequence GAGGCATGAGAGAGACGAACTTTTCAGAGAAGCTGCAAAATTAGTTGTAAGGCATCAGCAGGGGTCAGCATCTTTACTTCAGAGAAGGCTCCGCATAGGTTATGCACGTGCAGGGAGGCTGATTGACGAGCTTGAAGATGTAGGAATTGTAGGGCCTTATGACGGCAGCAAAGCAAGGGAAGTTTTGATTGATGAAGAGACTCTGGGATTACTTGAGCAGAATAATTTTCAAATAAAGGGAGATTCGGAGTCATGAAAAAGGCCTTCATTATTTTTATTGTTTTCTTTTTTGTTTACTCAATCTGCTCTGCAGATGAAACACCGGAACAGATTGTTAAAAAGGTTGAGGCTAATTTTAATAAATCAGGAGCAATGAGCATCGATTTTGAAGAAATATACCAATGGAAACTTACAGGCGAGGAGCACACTACAAACGGTAATCTTATTATGCAGGGGCAGAATAAATTTAGGGTTTCCACAGACGATCAGATTATTGTTTCTAACGGCAGCACTTTATGGACTTTCAGTAAACCTTCAAACAGAGTTGTGATTGATAAACTTAAAAAAAATGATAATACACTTTTACCGAGGAAAATTTTTCTTGAGTACACTGAAGATTATCGTGTATTTTCTGACGGCAGCGAATCTTTGTCCGGAACAGAATGCTGGATTTTGAAGTTTACAGATGAAAAAGGTGACAAACTTTTTCCAAAAGTCAGAGTCTGGATTGACAAGCATACATTTATGCCCGGAAAGATAGAACAAAGGGACCTGAGCGGGAATATTACTATTTTTCTGATAAAAAAGATTAAGACGGGTATTGCGGTTTCAAAGAATGAATTCTATTTTAAAATACCGGACGGGGCTGAATTAATAGATTTGCGCAGCATGTAAGAAATAGTGCACATATTGTAGCAAAAATGAGACAGTTTTTTGCCGCCTTTGAGAAGAATAGAATTGGGATTGTTTGTATAAACTCATAAATAATATATAGTTATGTTGATATGTGCCTTTGCTGGTAGTTGTGGTATGGAAATTGCAGTTTTAATAAGATTATTTAGTTTATCCCTTGAAATCCGTTATTTATAAATTTAATAAACTTAAAAGGAGTAAGTCCCTTGGAGAGTTATCAGGAAGAACAGCAGGTATCATTACAGGATTATATAGCGATTATCTACAGAGGAAGATGGATTATTATTGCTGCATTCCTTGCTGTAATGATTTCAACAATCTATTTTACATTTACTGCCCAGCCCGTGTATGAGGCTTCTGCAACGGTACTCATAAAAGAAGAGGGCAGTATGCAGCAGCAGATATTTGATGTCGGCAGTTTTATGAAAAAAGAGACAATGATAAACAATCAGGTTGAGATATTGAAGAGCAGGACTCTTGCCGAGATGGTGATAAAAAGGCTTCAGGAATCTGTTTTTGCTGATTCTCTCGGTGTAATAGGAGCGGGGCCAGAGAGAAAGGGCTTTTCGATAAAGGGTATTATTGCTTCTGTTCTTGGCAAAAAGGGTGAATCTGACAAGGCCAGCCTTAACAATCTGGTTAAAAATTTCAGAGAGAGTGTTATTACGGTTGTGCCCAAAAGAGATACTGATATAATAGAGTTAAAGGCGGTAGCGGGCAGGCCTTTTGAGGCAAGCCTCATTGCCAACACATGGATGCAGGCTTTCAGGGACCTTGACATAAGCGAAAGCAGGAGTGAAGTAAGCGGTGTTCGGCAGTTTCTACAGGAGCAGCTCGAGACAGTGCAGAAAGAGCTTGCACATTCTGAAGAAGCTTTAAAAACATATAAAGAAAAAGAAGGAGTCACAGCTCTTGATGCAGAAACCGAGCAGCTTA is a genomic window of bacterium containing:
- a CDS encoding outer membrane lipoprotein carrier protein LolA; the encoded protein is MKKAFIIFIVFFFVYSICSADETPEQIVKKVEANFNKSGAMSIDFEEIYQWKLTGEEHTTNGNLIMQGQNKFRVSTDDQIIVSNGSTLWTFSKPSNRVVIDKLKKNDNTLLPRKIFLEYTEDYRVFSDGSESLSGTECWILKFTDEKGDKLFPKVRVWIDKHTFMPGKIEQRDLSGNITIFLIKKIKTGIAVSKNEFYFKIPDGAELIDLRSM